The following are encoded in a window of Thiohalobacter sp. IOR34 genomic DNA:
- a CDS encoding calcium/sodium antiporter, producing the protein MLLSLGAIGGGFALLVWGADRFVVGAAALARNLGVSPLIIGLTIVGLGTSAPEILVSAVAAWEGNPGLAIGNALGSNITNIALILGTTALVVPLQVGSATLRRELPVLLGVMLLGLLLILDQRLGRVDGLILLGGLGLMLLWMTRLGVNSRRERADPLAEEFSEEIPTDVGMSAALFWLLVGLLVLLFSSRLLVWGAVNVAEALGVSDLIIGLTIVALGTSLPELAASVMSALKQEPDIAIGNVIGSNLFNLLAVFGLPGLIAPGPVALEVLQRDFPVMIGLTLGLFVMAYGFRGPGRINRPEGALLLLGYLGYQALLYFSIHNPTG; encoded by the coding sequence ATGTTGCTGTCCCTCGGCGCCATCGGCGGCGGCTTCGCGCTGCTGGTCTGGGGGGCCGACCGCTTCGTGGTCGGTGCCGCCGCCCTGGCCCGCAACCTCGGCGTGTCGCCGCTGATCATCGGCCTGACCATTGTCGGCCTGGGCACCTCGGCACCCGAGATCCTGGTCTCCGCGGTCGCCGCCTGGGAGGGCAATCCGGGGCTGGCGATCGGCAACGCCCTCGGCTCCAACATCACCAACATCGCCCTGATCCTCGGCACCACGGCCCTGGTGGTGCCCCTGCAGGTCGGCTCCGCGACCCTCAGGCGCGAGCTGCCGGTGCTGCTGGGGGTGATGCTGCTCGGCCTGCTGCTGATCCTCGACCAACGGCTCGGCCGCGTCGACGGCCTGATCCTGCTCGGCGGGCTGGGACTGATGCTGCTGTGGATGACCCGCCTCGGCGTGAACAGCCGCCGCGAGCGGGCCGACCCCCTGGCAGAGGAATTCTCCGAGGAGATCCCCACCGACGTCGGCATGTCCGCGGCGCTGTTCTGGCTGCTGGTCGGCCTGCTGGTGCTGCTGTTCAGCTCGCGGCTGCTGGTCTGGGGAGCGGTCAACGTGGCCGAGGCCCTCGGCGTCTCCGACCTGATCATCGGCCTGACCATCGTCGCCCTGGGCACCAGCCTGCCGGAGCTGGCCGCCTCGGTGATGAGCGCCCTCAAGCAGGAACCGGACATCGCCATTGGCAACGTCATCGGCTCCAACCTGTTCAACCTGCTGGCGGTGTTCGGCCTGCCGGGACTGATCGCCCCCGGACCGGTCGCGCTGGAGGTGCTGCAGCGCGACTTCCCGGTGATGATCGGCCTGACCCTCGGCCTGTTCGTGATGGCCTACGGCTTCCGCGGGCCGGGCCGCATCAACCGGCCGGAGGGGGCCCTGCTGCTGCTCGGCTACCTGGGCTATCAGGCCTTGTTATACTTCTCCATCCACAACCCTACCGGCTGA
- a CDS encoding heavy-metal-associated domain-containing protein: MQEQFKVQNVKCGGCAKTIQDGLGGLPGVEGVEVEVDSGTVTVSGNTLERAALAAKLAELGYPEA; encoded by the coding sequence ATGCAGGAACAATTCAAGGTACAGAACGTCAAGTGCGGCGGTTGCGCCAAGACCATCCAGGACGGGCTCGGCGGCCTGCCCGGCGTGGAAGGCGTCGAGGTCGAGGTCGACAGCGGCACAGTGACCGTCAGCGGCAACACGCTGGAGCGCGCCGCCCTGGCCGCCAAGCTGGCCGAGCTGGGGTATCCGGAAGCCTGA
- a CDS encoding KpsF/GutQ family sugar-phosphate isomerase produces MDVAKLRELGLAVIRTEAAAVSALAERIDEHFVRACRYMLDCQGRVVVLGMGKSGHIGGKLAATLASTGTPAFFVHPGEASHGDLGMITGKDVVLALSNSGETSELLTILPIIKRLGVPLIAMTGKPDSTLARAAEVNIDVGVEREACPLGLAPTSSTTAALVMGDALAIALLEARGFTAKDFALSHPGGSLGRRLLLHIDDIMHTGDQVPCVGEQASLAEALHEMTRKGLGMTAVLDAEGRVSGIFTDGDLRRAVDRNVDLHATTLAELMTRNAKTASPGMLAAEALAVMEANKINGLLVVDDDGRLLGALGMHDLLRAGVV; encoded by the coding sequence ATGGACGTCGCCAAGCTGCGCGAACTCGGCCTGGCGGTGATCCGCACCGAGGCCGCCGCCGTCAGTGCCCTGGCGGAACGCATCGACGAGCACTTCGTGCGCGCCTGCCGGTACATGCTCGACTGCCAGGGGCGGGTGGTGGTGCTCGGCATGGGCAAGTCCGGCCACATCGGCGGCAAGCTGGCGGCCACCCTGGCCAGCACCGGCACCCCGGCCTTCTTCGTCCATCCTGGCGAGGCCAGCCATGGCGACCTGGGGATGATCACCGGCAAGGACGTGGTGCTGGCCCTGTCCAATTCCGGCGAGACCAGCGAGCTGCTCACCATCCTGCCGATCATCAAGCGCCTCGGCGTGCCGCTGATCGCCATGACCGGCAAGCCGGATTCCACCCTGGCGCGGGCGGCGGAGGTCAACATCGACGTCGGCGTGGAGAGGGAGGCCTGCCCGCTGGGCCTGGCCCCCACCTCCAGCACCACCGCCGCCCTGGTGATGGGCGACGCCCTGGCCATCGCCTTGCTCGAGGCACGCGGCTTCACCGCCAAGGACTTCGCCCTCTCCCACCCGGGCGGCAGCCTCGGCCGGCGCTTGCTGCTGCACATCGACGACATCATGCATACCGGCGACCAGGTCCCCTGCGTCGGCGAACAGGCCTCTCTCGCCGAGGCCCTGCACGAGATGACCCGCAAGGGGCTGGGCATGACCGCGGTGCTGGATGCCGAGGGCCGGGTCAGCGGCATCTTCACCGATGGCGACCTGCGCCGCGCGGTGGACCGCAACGTCGACCTGCACGCCACCACCCTGGCCGAGCTGATGACCCGCAACGCCAAGACCGCCTCGCCCGGGATGCTCGCCGCCGAGGCCCTGGCAGTGATGGAGGCCAACAAGATCAACGGCCTGCTGGTGGTGGACGACGACGGCCGGCTGCTCGGCGCCCTCGGCATGCACGACCTGCTGCGCGCCGGCGTGGTCTGA
- the kdsC gene encoding 3-deoxy-manno-octulosonate-8-phosphatase KdsC, which translates to MQDILAKAARIQLVVFDVDGVLTDGSLFYGDDGQEYKAFNSRDGHGMKMLKKHGVEIGIITGRTSQVVEHRVRNLGIEHVYQGQLDKRPAFEELIATLGLEPAQAAYVGDDVVDLPIMTRAGLAIAVQDAHPFVKRHAHWITPSGGGRGAAREVCELLMEARGVLDAELESYL; encoded by the coding sequence ATGCAAGACATCCTGGCCAAGGCCGCCCGCATCCAGCTGGTCGTCTTCGACGTCGACGGCGTGCTCACCGACGGCTCGCTGTTCTACGGTGACGACGGCCAGGAATACAAGGCCTTCAATTCGCGCGACGGCCACGGCATGAAGATGCTGAAGAAGCATGGCGTCGAGATCGGCATCATCACCGGCCGCACCTCTCAGGTGGTCGAGCACCGGGTCCGCAACCTGGGCATCGAGCACGTCTACCAGGGGCAGCTGGACAAGCGGCCGGCCTTCGAGGAGCTGATCGCCACCCTCGGCCTGGAGCCGGCCCAGGCCGCCTATGTCGGCGACGACGTCGTCGACCTGCCGATCATGACCCGCGCCGGCCTGGCCATCGCCGTGCAGGATGCCCACCCCTTCGTCAAGCGCCACGCCCACTGGATCACCCCCAGCGGCGGCGGCCGTGGTGCGGCACGCGAGGTCTGCGAACTGCTGATGGAGGCCCGCGGCGTGCTCGACGCCGAGCTGGAAAGCTACCTTTGA
- the lptC gene encoding LPS export ABC transporter periplasmic protein LptC: MIPARNALQLGLLSAAALLSWWIYQQASRPPQQAAGDERHVPDAFMEDFTASTLDAEGRLQHRLWAERSVHYADDDSSELSRPRLELYRPDGPPWRVRSRQGWLSGGGREVRLDGQVVIRRAAPPGGRPVEARTERLLLWPERDYAESPVAVSYLTTGLRVEAVGMRAYLDQERLELLSRVRARYQPGKRTP, translated from the coding sequence TTGATCCCGGCCCGCAATGCCCTGCAGCTCGGCCTGCTGAGCGCCGCCGCCCTGCTCAGCTGGTGGATCTACCAGCAGGCCAGCCGCCCGCCCCAGCAAGCCGCGGGGGACGAGCGGCATGTCCCGGACGCCTTCATGGAAGACTTCACCGCCAGCACCCTGGACGCCGAGGGCCGGCTGCAGCACCGGCTGTGGGCCGAGCGCTCGGTGCACTATGCCGATGACGACAGCAGCGAACTGAGCCGGCCAAGGCTGGAACTCTATCGCCCGGACGGCCCGCCCTGGCGGGTCCGCTCCCGGCAGGGCTGGCTGTCCGGCGGCGGCCGCGAGGTGCGGCTCGATGGCCAGGTGGTGATCCGCCGCGCCGCCCCGCCCGGCGGACGGCCGGTCGAGGCCCGCACCGAGCGGCTGCTGCTGTGGCCGGAACGCGACTATGCCGAGAGCCCGGTCGCGGTCAGCTATCTCACCACCGGTCTGCGGGTCGAGGCGGTCGGCATGCGTGCCTATCTCGACCAGGAGCGGTTAGAATTGCTGTCCCGGGTCCGGGCCCGCTATCAGCCAGGAAAACGCACACCATGA
- the lptA gene encoding lipopolysaccharide transport periplasmic protein LptA, whose protein sequence is MTSLLRHALPALLGLLPLAAVALSSDRQQPMYVEADSAEINDQTGISIYRGHVRITQGTLEINARQVTLYSRDGEVRKAVAVGKPATYRQLPDGKTEPVRAEALRMEYLPPEDRLLLFEQARVWQNGDDFRSERIVYDIGLDQVNAGAGNGDRVRITIQPRAKP, encoded by the coding sequence ATGACCAGCCTTCTCCGCCACGCCTTGCCCGCCCTCCTCGGCCTGCTGCCGCTCGCTGCCGTCGCCCTGAGCAGCGACCGCCAGCAGCCGATGTACGTCGAGGCGGACAGCGCCGAGATCAACGACCAGACCGGGATCAGCATCTACCGCGGCCATGTGCGCATCACCCAGGGCACGCTGGAGATCAACGCCCGCCAGGTCACCCTCTACAGCCGCGACGGCGAGGTGCGGAAGGCCGTCGCCGTGGGCAAGCCGGCCACCTACCGCCAGCTGCCGGACGGCAAGACCGAGCCGGTGCGGGCCGAGGCCCTGCGCATGGAATACCTGCCGCCGGAAGACCGCCTGCTGCTGTTCGAGCAGGCCCGGGTCTGGCAGAACGGCGACGACTTCCGCAGCGAACGCATCGTCTACGACATCGGCCTCGACCAGGTCAACGCCGGCGCTGGCAACGGCGACCGGGTGCGCATCACCATCCAGCCACGCGCCAAGCCCTGA
- the lptB gene encoding LPS export ABC transporter ATP-binding protein: protein MATLQATELVKRFPARRVVDGVSLSVDSGEVVGLLGPNGAGKTTCFYLIVGLLACDGGRIRLDEHDLTSAPMHVRARRGLGYLPQEPSVFRKLNVRQNILAILELRRDLDHRQRQLRLDELLDELHIAHLAEQPGISLSGGERRRVEIARALATEPRFILLDEPFAGVDPISVGDIRSIVQHLCDRDIGVLITDHNVRETLGICDRAYILNEGRVIAAGEPAEILVDPHVREVYLGQDFRM, encoded by the coding sequence ATGGCCACCCTCCAGGCAACGGAACTCGTCAAGCGTTTCCCGGCGCGACGCGTGGTGGACGGCGTCTCGCTCAGCGTCGACAGCGGCGAGGTGGTCGGTCTGCTCGGCCCCAACGGTGCCGGCAAGACCACCTGCTTCTACCTGATCGTCGGCCTGCTGGCCTGCGACGGCGGCCGGATCCGGCTCGACGAACACGACCTGACCAGCGCCCCGATGCACGTCCGCGCACGCCGCGGCCTCGGCTACCTGCCCCAGGAACCCTCGGTGTTCCGCAAGCTGAACGTGCGCCAGAACATCCTCGCCATCCTCGAACTGCGCCGCGACCTCGACCACCGCCAGCGCCAGCTGCGGCTGGACGAACTGCTCGACGAGCTGCACATCGCCCATCTCGCCGAGCAGCCCGGGATCAGCCTCTCCGGCGGCGAGCGGCGGCGGGTGGAGATCGCCCGCGCCCTGGCCACCGAGCCACGCTTCATCCTTCTCGACGAGCCCTTCGCCGGCGTCGACCCCATCTCGGTGGGCGACATCCGCAGCATCGTCCAGCACCTCTGCGACCGCGACATCGGGGTGCTGATCACCGACCACAACGTGCGTGAGACTTTAGGAATCTGCGATCGGGCCTATATTCTCAATGAGGGGCGGGTGATCGCCGCCGGCGAGCCGGCCGAGATTCTCGTCGACCCCCATGTGCGGGAGGTCTACCTGGGCCAGGACTTCCGCATGTGA
- the raiA gene encoding ribosome-associated translation inhibitor RaiA codes for MQIILTGHHVDITDPLRDYVTSKMERLERHFDHVTDTHVVLSVEKNRHTAEATMHISGGNLFADNTEEDMYAAIDGLVDKLDRQVKKHKEKIKDHHRNEGTTLKNQSV; via the coding sequence ATGCAAATCATCCTTACCGGACATCACGTTGATATCACCGACCCGCTGCGTGACTACGTCACCAGCAAGATGGAACGGCTGGAACGCCATTTCGATCACGTCACCGATACCCACGTCGTCCTGAGTGTGGAGAAGAACCGCCATACCGCCGAGGCCACCATGCACATCAGCGGTGGCAACCTGTTCGCCGACAACACCGAAGAGGACATGTATGCCGCCATCGACGGCCTGGTCGACAAACTCGACCGGCAGGTGAAGAAGCACAAGGAGAAGATCAAGGACCACCATCGCAACGAAGGCACGACGCTCAAGAACCAGAGCGTCTAG
- the ptsN gene encoding PTS IIA-like nitrogen regulatory protein PtsN translates to MNLAELIQPERVRCGIETSSKKRALERLSELLASIAPDITAEEIFESLIGRERLGSTGLGHGVAIPHGRLENLRQPAAAFITLKRGVDFDAPDNQPVDLLFALLVPAESTQDHLDLLAQLAQMFSDAQFRQQLRECSNNEDLQQRLAHWRPHRASA, encoded by the coding sequence ATGAACCTGGCCGAGCTCATACAACCGGAACGCGTGCGCTGCGGCATCGAGACCAGCAGCAAGAAGCGGGCCCTGGAACGGCTCAGCGAGCTGCTGGCCAGCATCGCGCCGGACATCACGGCGGAAGAGATCTTCGAGAGCCTGATCGGCCGGGAACGGCTGGGCAGCACCGGGCTGGGGCATGGCGTCGCCATCCCCCACGGCCGGCTGGAGAATCTCAGGCAGCCGGCCGCGGCCTTCATCACCCTCAAGCGGGGCGTCGATTTCGATGCCCCGGACAACCAGCCGGTCGACCTGTTGTTCGCCCTGCTGGTGCCGGCCGAATCGACCCAGGACCACCTGGATCTGCTGGCCCAGCTGGCCCAGATGTTCAGCGACGCGCAGTTTCGCCAGCAACTGCGCGAGTGCTCGAACAACGAGGACCTGCAACAGAGACTTGCCCACTGGCGGCCACATCGCGCCTCGGCATGA